The Branchiostoma floridae strain S238N-H82 chromosome 12, Bfl_VNyyK, whole genome shotgun sequence genome segment taattaatgaggaaattgtataattccattgtttgcaataactggacttcgataaatgtaacccttgttaattataatccgtggaacatatgcagatatcaaatatgcaaatgaggagcttatttgcataatttatgcaaaaattgcaaaacaacttaatgattaatgatttgaattgggaattttatttgtgacatgtgtactgtacgttattcaatgatgaacaacatcatgcataaatcatgttaatgttaagtcatttgcatgaaattaacaaaagctttaaatattcatggaggtatgaggtcgccgaactctagtttttaacTTGATTTGATCCACGTCACTCGAGTATCGAATTAAAATGATCTGCTTTTAATTTGCATATATGGGACAAAACCATATAGTCCCGTTTACTGACGATTACCGAGTGTGTATATCCATCATCCGATCCTGATATATGATGAGAGTTAATGTCAAAAGAGACTCCGACCGATAATGATCTAATTCTGCCAGACGACAATCTCTACCATATACGATTATATATACTTAAGTGAGAGGGGAACTGGAAGGTCACTTTGAAAAGTTCTAGTGTCTTTGGTTGTAAAGTTCTCGTCATTTTAGCTACAAGTTTGATACTAAATAATTCAAATTCTTTACCAATGCTTAATGATATTGCGTATTTAGGTCCCTGCAGTTCGGCGGAGTTCCCGTGCAGTAATGCCCGCTGTATCTCCGCGGACCTAACCTGCGACATGCACGATCACTGCGGAGACGGTTCAGATGAGACCGGCTGCACGAGTAAGATTATTTTCTTGATTAccagaaggttttgttttcggtagcgttttttgtgtgtttgtgtatttatttattcatttctttccttttctgaatgtgtgtctgtatgtatgtttgcGGACATACTACTCCAGAAGGACTGAAtggattgtgttgatatttggtatgtgaataggtcttgatgagaccttgaaataattagattttgggtcccctagcggcttgttacagTAGTGTAGAGGAACGTCCGGTCAAGTCCGATTGTTCCTGTCAAATATGCGGACGATCTGACaacctctgaaatgctaatGGCGTCACTTCCTGGTCAAACGCAGAAGGCACTTGACTCCATTGTTGAATGGGGGGAGGACTACTCTCTCGAGGTAAACgggaaaaagacaatggacatGGTTATCAGCGCAAGGAAGGaggtaaacattcctgtccctcctCATCCGACAATATCCGGACATGTGATTCAGAGGACTACGTCTTTCAAACTACTTGGAGTACACATCACTGCCAACCTTACCTGGGATGAACACGTTCATTTCATGTTGACGAAGTCCCGGCCACGTGTGTATTACCTTGCAGCTGCAAAGAAGGCTGGTCTCCCTACTGATGTCTTGCTCCAGATTTACCTAACATTCCTACGCCCCTTACTGGAGTATGCCAGTCCGGTGTAGGAAGGACTGCCGAAACACCTGTCAGACAAGCTAGAAGCCATGCAGAGGCGCTGTCTTAGAATCATTGGTATCCCATCTGACTCTCTGCCCTCACTATCAGACAGACGGGACGCAGCGACGCTGAAGACTCTACAAGATACACTGCGGGACAGTAGCTCTCCGCTGAGGGAGTTCTTTACTTCACCTCAGGACAGTTCGTACAGTCTTCGTCGGGAAGCCCGATACagggcatctagaagtaaaacgaagcgacatgagatgtcatttgcaccccgctctgtacgattgctgtacgaaagtgctagatgatcggtaaagaatgttgattctgtcatgtatattttcttaatccgattgctgtctaattttaaatgttgtaaatgtattaatgttttaaagttgattctgtgactgatgacgtatttcatgtgtatatacatgccaagtcatccaggaataaagctgaatctgaatctgaatctgataTCTCGCTAACGATGTCTTCTTAAATTTCCGGTCGACTTGACAACGAAGTATGACGGTTTTCCATTATACTAATTTATAGTAGTGTGttgctattctccaagcagaggttggatcaCCGGGATGGTAGAGGCCGGGATTTTTACGTACTCACTCTCCACAGGGGAGCCTGTGTTGACACAATCTCTGGCCGgatggggttaatgaccccctcctcgagatggtggcaactgtaaggccggtcgctaggagcgcgattttagtcaggctatccTCAGGGGAGCGAGCGGTAAAATTCCCGACCAAGTACCAACTccgtgacccaacctctgcttgtagaatgGTGTGGTGCGGCTTCACCACGCCTTCCGTTATAGCCAGGCACACTACTCCTGCACCtctcgataagtgtgatgggttcttttacgtgcagagatTTGACGCTTgacatttacaaatacacagaacAAATTAAATGCTGAAGGAAAACATTTATCCACGCCCTGTATTTTGCCAAATATCTAACAGGTTCATGCTATGTATATCCCATCCCTCTCCATATTGGACTACCGTAATTGAAAATAGTGTACAGGTACTAGAAATGTCTCAAAGGCCTTTTCGTCAACTTCCCGactgtctgttgttgtttttttagatgGAAGTAACTCCCATCTCAGTGCGGGCAAGATTGTCGGAATCATAGTGGGAGTGATAATTGTCGTGATCTTCTTCGCCACTGCTCTAGCTTACTTCACTTGTTTTCGCAGACATGATGATAGTCAAAGTAGCAAGGTGAGTgacctctctctgtctctctctctgcttATAACACAATACAACGCTTAAATGAAATGTCTTTTTCTCCtttattatgtatttttgtgttcatgttatgttatgttttatgttatttttATCTTCTTTCCAAAGTCGCCGGCTGTGGTGTATTCTACCCGACAGTACCGTGGGCAAAGAGTCTGATGCACAACTGCGAGCAAGGGCACCATCACCAAACCTTACTGTATCGTTAGAAAATTCATTCAACAGAAAATTTTCCCAAACTTTTAGTTTCATCAATAAGACAGTTTGTTATCACTTATCAATTGTATTTTAGATATGtccgttttttttattattggcATCATGTGTTATATCATTTGTTATTGTCACACCTTTGTGCAATGAGCACCGATACTATTCAATTTATAATTtgataacggaaatatgattaAGTTTCCGGTACATGTTGCCGGTGGTCGtgaaattatgtatatgtaaGGCAAGGTATGGAAAGTCACATTGAAATAGTTGTGCGTGGTGTTTAAAGTAAAAATGACGCGGTGGACTGAACTGAAACTGGTTTTACAAACGTACATGATGACGAAAAGCACCGACTGTTTTGTACTGAATCTTAATCTTCATATGATATCTAATTCGATACTTCTAGTTCGACAAACAGTAGGAATTTCATCGGAAACAAGAACTAAGGTGCGCGGGCCGGGCAAGTGCCATGtaattatatggataacatcgtatggaaaccccaaaactgatgcgagcgagcgaataaaaaagaatttggcaaaaaaaaaaagtcttcattatgaaatccaaGTTATCAGGAAGGTTTAACAGATGACTAAACACGCGGAGTAGGGGGAGGTCCCGTGTTGGAAGGGGTGCCTTGAGCATGTAAACAGCCGCATTATTCAGCTTGAGTACCTACTATACTAGCTGTAATAATACACCAAGGTAAATAATATGCCATTGCCTTTTGGCACTagaccaagatggctgccataTGCATGACGTTGCCATACCAACGCCGCGTCACAAAGCGTACGGCATTCTCTTTCAGATAGTGTAGATTTACTGTGTAAACAAGAAAGTACGTAGAAGATTGCTTTGTCACGTTCTTGTTGCTGAATTCCTAACAAATCCACGATTTCTGAGGAAAACTCAAGCTAAATCTGTCGAAATATGGTCGGGAAAGGAGCCTTTCTGGTTGGGATTGTCCTGCTCCTGACGCAAACGACAACAGTCGCAGGTAAGTAAAGTAGGACAGTTTCCTTCGTGTGGATGATGTGAGTTGCAGTAGCTCTGCTATGGTCTGGGCCTATCAAATTACCGAGTGTGTGTGAAGGCCTTCCGCAGTATGTTCAAAGACGTTATAAAACGTCCTTACTATGTTGAagaatatgtaacgttacacatttcAATATCGTGTGACATTTCAAGTCGAGATGTCATGATGAGATAGTTGTACAAAAGTGGTCAGACTAGATCCCCCAGGAGGCAAAATGGCGAATGGTTTGACATGTTGTAATTGACACTTTTGTGTGACGCAAGAAAGAAAGAGTGTAATTTCTAGTTTAATCCGTGCTACATGGAGAGTTATAGGCTATGCTATAGAAAGTGGTTTCGATATTTATATCTGATTCACAAGTTTGGAGATTTGAGTTCTGTTTTCAATCACGGTATGAGTACGTATCAGGTGTACCATTTTTAACAGACGGTGACCTCTGAGTGACTAGAACTGGATTTATGTGACCGACCTAATGACCAACATTATAGGAAATAATGCAAgatataaaagtatgattttacAGACAAAAGAGCACATAtcagttcttcttcttcattttttaaaattctttgagCCATATGTCGAAGCTCAGCGGTCTCAACGTAGCCTCTTTAGTTAAAAGTCGGTGTTACTTCTTGCAATTGACTCCAAACAACAGCCAAAGTGGTTAGCTTGCCATCACTTCTACAATATTACACATAACGATATACATAATAACTAGATACCTTACACGGTCTGATCTGCTCCTTCACAGCTTGGCCGTGTGAGTGGGACGAGTACACGTGTACCAACCTGAGGTGCGTCCCCAACCGTTACAAGTGTGATGGCGACGACGATTGTCGCGATAACTCGGATGAAACTTCCTTGGCAGGATGTAGCTATAACTGGAGCTATACCAGTGAgtacttttctttcatttcctccatgaaatttcatggagtttttatttttgctagcgtttgtgtctgtgtctctttccctgtgtgtgtgtgtgtgtgtgtgtgtgtgtgtttgtctgtgtgtgtatgtctctcTCTTTTCAGACAGGAGCACATCTTTGCATTACTAGGGCTTGTTTTCTGACAAATAGGTTATTATTTCCCACTGCGTTAAACAGCATGAGCCAATGAGTAACTATTAAGCTCTCTGCTTACATCAGCCGGCATGCCATCTAGATTCGGTGTGCGACTTTCCATTGTCCTCTACCAGATTCAAATAAATCTTATATTTGATATCTTCAAGTTCATAGATAAGTATTTTATGTGATGCGCACTAAGTGGTTGTATTATGATTTTTTCGTAGCTTGGTATTGGACTCCGAGTGTCGGGACGATCATCGGGATCGTCTTCGGAGTGATCAGTTTCATTGTCTTCATCGTGGTGGCTTCCTACTTCTGCTGCTGCCGGAGTAACAACACCACACGGACCAGCATCGTGGtgagtaacgctagttcacctttatccaggGGGTAACCTAAGTCCGTTGTTTTTAAGAagaggatatttagggatatcaagtccatggACGGtacaatatttgaaaataaccgcaatattttaaaaatagttCACCTCCATAAAGAGTGGAATTCTTTATCTCAGGTTTGGATCCACCACAATTATGTAGCGGAGCAATTATCGACAAACTTCCATTGATCTAGAGCATGCTTCTGTTTATCATAGATGGCCACTATATGCTATGGACAttcttaacaaaaaaaaaacatggtccTCGTTGGGACACCCCCAAAACAACCAAATACTCTTCTAATAAAATGTAGGTTTGCACCGTGGTGAtcaaaagaagaagagaatCATTTTTGATTGGCAGATAAAGGGGCGTTGCTGTAGGCTATAGGACATTTAAACCCACTCAGTGTAACACATTCTAATGGACAGTGTTGAGAACAATGTTATCATCAGTGAATCTTTACCTCCGATGTGTTGCAGGTGCCGACCCAACCTACCACCGTTGCTTACACGACGAGTAGCCAGACGGTGTACACCCAGCCGGGAGGATACGGCTACGGACCGCCCCAGGGCCCGCCTGCATACGGCTCACCCCCAGCCCCGGGGCCGCCACCCTACCTGCCACCCCCCGCCCAACCCAGCGTGGCATCGCCTCCCCTGGGGTCGTCACCCTACAACAACGACCCCGCCTACCCACCGCCCAACCCGTGGGGCAAATAGTGAAATCAAACTCAGAGTTCATTCGCTTTTTACCTAGAACAATGATCGTAGATTGGAACTGGTAAGGATAACATCAcctttccaaaccggagcccgaccgggctgttcgTGGAAACGTAAAAAAGAAACGCAtacgtagaaatatacacaaataatgcccacgactattctctttacgtcttgtgtagtttggtgtagtttatatcatacttttcattcccgattaaagctgcccggctgggccccggtttggaaacgtgacgtaggccttacttGAACCACTGCAGTACTGTATTTTCTATAAGTGTACATAATACTATTATAGCCCAGATGTTGTCGTTGTACAATTTATTGCACATATTGTTTATGTTCCATTTAATGATTTATGAGTCTTACCATGCTGTGTATTTGATACGCAATTTTTTAGTAGACCACACAGAATAGGAGCTTAAAACCCTGTGCAGTCTAGTTATGTGTGTTCTATAAGAGTTATGTATATAACATTTTTGTTCAGTTCATAAAGTGTTACAAGAGAATTTGATTTGTGAATTTGCCATATATTTTTAGTGATTTTGTTTTTATACAACACTAGTATCAGTTAAGTCTTCTTAGTCAGATTGTGTGCCGTCCTGTACTGGTTAATGTGAATCTAAGACTGTAGAAGTTTAATGTGTTTTACTACAGAGTcaataaactgaaaaaaagttattgCAGACTTCTTCAGAACTGACTTGGAAAGACACTTCCTTTCATTATCTGTTCAAAACTGTTATTTATCTCCAATACAAATGTAGGCATAGTTTTGGCTCcatgttgtctgtgtgtgtgtgtgtattcagAGCAATAACAACTGTGGTCTTGTCCATGAACATTGTATCGCTCGAGGGAGGGAAAGATGCTGATTGGTAACGTTAACAGGTAAGACGTTTCAACTGAAGGATGACCGCCTGCCCTTCTTCTTTAGGAATAATGAACAGTAGTCGACGGACCGGAATTGGTACTATTATTGAGTGGATCGACTGCTCTCTCTCCTCAGAAAGGggtgaattgcaaggagcttacataCCGTGGCCGACAGCAACAATTGGCAGGGCTAACTCACAAGGATTGTAATAATAatagtgacctcaatacgacattTAGTCTTTCCGGTGGTGAACAGATAATAAGAGCGATGACAGTTGGAATTTGAACTCCTTAGCTAACGGACATGGTCCGTAACGATTTTTGGGCGGTAGAGAAATTTCTTAACCTTCGAACCTTAGATGAAAAAGCTCATTGTAAGCTTACAAAGATATCAACTGAATAAAAATCAATCCAGCAGACCAAGTTTTGTCTTATACCTTTATTTTCCCCACCACTACGAGATCTTGCATACAGAAATCTAGGAAACATGTTtcgaaaaaaattatcattaaGAAACACCAGCGTGTAACAGTCATGTAAAAATCTAAGAGTAATCGGCCATTTAGGCTTTATGTCAACCATGGTGGCACCTCTACTTTAGTAGGCTAGTCTAACGtctaagccggtgcaatggcctagtgggtagagtgttcgccttgcattcggaaggtcgtgagttcgatccccggccgagtcataccataaaaatggtacatgctgctttctctgcttagcactcagcattcgggaaagagtatggaagttgaacacacaccactaccagtagactagccccctgctgtagtgtttgcgttgtgtgtggcccagggctaacgaaacagagatgggcaccaccctatgcgccagaaatgggcactgcccttggcgcgggaaggggaCTTTAACTTAACTAACGTCCTTGGAATTCTCTTCGACAAGGCTTTAGTCTGGGCTTTTCCTGTAGGCAGGGCCACTTTCACTCGGTACCTGAAAAAATAGAAGTTGAGTAAGTCTTTCAATTGCAATGATATGAATTGCAACATTGCACAAGTATGTGCACCTGTGTTCATGTGCTTTAAGATACGAGGGTTATACCTGGTTTACATTAAGTCTTTGTCATTAGAATTCAGCATTAATCCCCGTTAGAAATGACGTAATGATAAACACATTGCATTGCGTTGCCACAATGATAAACACATTGTGTATTGCACTGAACTGGAATCCTCCTCACCTCCAGGGTTGCCGATGACTTCATCCACTTCCTCCTGCAGCTCCTCCAGCTCCTCCTCCATCAGACCCAAGGCGGCATCTTCCTCCACTTCATCAatctcctcatcatcatcacctgcAATCTCCTGGAGAGTAGCCACTTTTTTCTCGAAAGTGCCTCCTGTCAAAAGAACAAGCGTAAAATGCTAAACGTTTTATACAAATAAGAAGGTTGCAGGTCGTTTTgccacaatgtcagttcgccaaCGTCTGTAATAACATGTAAGAATATAAGAATAACATGTCAAACATTGAattgaaaagacaaaaaaaaaaacgcatgaCTTTCAAAACTTGTACGTAAGAGATCCCCTCACCATCATCGCCTTTCATCTCCTGCTCTTGCCCCTTCCCCAAATCCAGGAATGCTCCTTCCTTCACTTCGTCCATAACTTTCTCCAGCATATCAGCAGCATTTTGGAGAATCTCCTCCCTCTCCTCGATGGTCTCCTCTGTAGGCAGATACAAAGTACACATGTAGTAAGGCACAAGATACGAAATGACTTCCTCTTGTTTGTGGAATAGCTGCCCGTGG includes the following:
- the LOC118427659 gene encoding cysteine and tyrosine-rich protein 1-like; this encodes MVGKGAFLVGIVLLLTQTTTVAAWPCEWDEYTCTNLRCVPNRYKCDGDDDCRDNSDETSLAGCSYNWSYTTWYWTPSVGTIIGIVFGVISFIVFIVVASYFCCCRSNNTTRTSIVVPTQPTTVAYTTSSQTVYTQPGGYGYGPPQGPPAYGSPPAPGPPPYLPPPAQPSVASPPLGSSPYNNDPAYPPPNPWGK